The Prinia subflava isolate CZ2003 ecotype Zambia chromosome 13, Cam_Psub_1.2, whole genome shotgun sequence genome contains a region encoding:
- the SLC7A6OS gene encoding probable RNA polymerase II nuclear localization protein SLC7A6OS, which produces MAGAAVLRVRRKRGGPEPAEALLLACKRRRAEPVETNLFKLVATVSSKNVPVQKYVKDAITRDKAAQSLRPSSGSAQRVLQGLRSAKQAARKESRYRVISSHRPRCAAAAAPALPRGDSPGAEARQDASPEESSAGDTSSDCCGKFQLFDIVQEEEAVGDSGVTTANPQKTDPDAILCNAVEMIRERLNVSEDGKKEHGDKEDEYVYDIYYKETSAPDWIENILSVQPYREEYEWVNDDPGPEEAYDDEDDENDENNWRNDYPEEDEFLPEEDREKDSEESFSDEDQCYRRRTWDKYRQEVLQEFGYDEIEDLGSD; this is translated from the exons ATGGCGGGCGCGGCCGTGCTGCGCGTGCGGCGGAAGCGCGGCGGCCCCGAGCCGGCCGAGGCGCTGCTCCTCGCCTGCAAGCGGCGCCGGGCCGAGCCCGTGGAGACAAACCTCTTCAAGCTGGTGGCCACCGTGTCCTCCAAG AACGTACCAGTTCAGAAGTATGTTAAAGATGCCATCACACGAGACAAGGCAGCTCAGAGCCTGCGCCCCTCTTCGGGAAGCGCCCAGCGAGTCCTTCAGGGGCTGCGTTCGGCCAAGCAGGCGGCGCGGAAGGAGAGCCGGTACCGGGTGATTTCCAGCCACCGGCCCCGCTGCGCTGCCGCTGCCGCACCGGCACTGCCCcgcggggacagccctggggctgaggcacGGCAGGATGCTTCACCAGAGGAGAGCAGTGCTGGCGATACGAGTTCCGACTGCTGCGGGAAATTCCAGCTCTTTGATATCGTACAAGAAGAGGAGGCGGTGGGAGACTCCGGTGTAACCACTGCAAACCCGCAG AAGACTGATCCAGATGCAATTCTCTGCAATGCAGTAGAGATGATCCGTGAGCGTTTAAATGTTTCTGAAGACGGTAAAAAAGAACACGGTGACAAAGAAGATGAATATGTTTATGACATCTACTATAAGGAAACATCAGCCCCCGATTGGATTGAAAATATCCTTTCTGTGCAGCCCTATAGAGAAGAATATGAATGG GTAAATGATGATCCTGGTCCAGAGGAAGCATatgatgatgaagatgatgaaaatgatgaaaataacTGGCGTAATGATTATCCTGAAGAAGATGAATTCCTACCTGAGGAAGATAGAGAAAAAG ACTCTGAAGAGAGCTTCAGTGACGAGGACCAATGTTACAGGAGAAGAACATGGGACAAATATCGACAGGAGGTTTTGCAGGAATTCGGATACGATGAGATTGAAGATTTGGGTTCTGACTAA